A part of Escherichia marmotae genomic DNA contains:
- the lplT gene encoding lysophospholipid transporter LplT, whose amino-acid sequence MSESVQTNTSLWSKGMKAVIVAQFLSAFGDNALLFATLALLKAQFYPEWSQPILQMVFVGAYILFAPFVGQVADSFAKGRVMMFANGLKLLGAASICFGLNPFLGYTLVGVGAAAYSPAKYGILGELTTGSKLVKANGLMEASTIAAILLGSVAGGVLADWHVLAALAACALAYAGAVAANLYIPKLAAARPGQSWNLINMTRSFLLACTSLWCNGETRFSLVGTSLFWGAGVTLRFLLVLWVPVALGITDNATPTYLNAMVAIGIVVGAGAAAKLVTLETVSRCMPAGILIGVVVLIFSLQHDLLPAYALLMLIGMLGGFFVVPLNALLQERGKKSVGAGNAIAVQNLGENSAMLLMLGIYSLAVMVGIPVVPIGIGFGALFALAITALWIWQRRH is encoded by the coding sequence ATGAGTGAGTCAGTGCAAACTAACACTTCGCTATGGTCGAAAGGGATGAAAGCGGTTATCGTCGCGCAGTTTCTCTCTGCGTTTGGCGATAACGCGCTGCTGTTTGCCACTCTGGCGTTACTGAAAGCGCAGTTCTATCCGGAGTGGAGCCAGCCCATCCTGCAAATGGTGTTTGTAGGTGCTTACATTCTTTTTGCACCGTTTGTCGGTCAGGTTGCCGATAGTTTTGCCAAAGGTCGGGTGATGATGTTTGCCAACGGTCTTAAGCTGCTGGGTGCTGCCAGTATCTGCTTTGGCCTCAACCCCTTTCTCGGTTATACGCTGGTGGGCGTTGGTGCGGCAGCCTATTCACCAGCAAAATACGGCATTCTTGGTGAATTAACCACCGGCAGCAAGTTAGTGAAAGCTAACGGTTTAATGGAAGCTTCCACCATTGCGGCAATTTTGCTCGGTTCCGTAGCTGGTGGTGTGCTGGCTGACTGGCATGTTCTTGCTGCTCTGGCTGCTTGTGCTCTGGCTTATGCTGGCGCGGTCGCGGCAAATCTGTACATTCCGAAGCTGGCGGCGGCGCGTCCGGGACAGTCGTGGAATCTCATCAACATGACCCGTAGTTTCCTACTGGCCTGCACTTCACTGTGGTGCAATGGCGAAACGCGATTTTCGCTGGTAGGCACTAGTTTGTTCTGGGGAGCCGGCGTCACGCTGCGTTTCCTTTTAGTGCTGTGGGTGCCGGTGGCGCTGGGTATTACTGATAACGCCACACCAACCTACCTCAACGCGATGGTGGCGATCGGTATCGTGGTTGGCGCAGGCGCGGCAGCGAAGCTGGTCACGCTGGAAACCGTTTCACGCTGTATGCCTGCTGGAATTTTGATTGGCGTGGTGGTGCTGATTTTCTCCCTGCAACACGATCTGCTGCCTGCCTATGCCTTGCTGATGTTGATTGGCATGTTGGGTGGTTTTTTTGTTGTACCGCTCAATGCGTTATTACAGGAGCGAGGCAAAAAAAGCGTCGGGGCGGGGAATGCCATTGCGGTACAGAACCTGGGCGAAAACAGTGCTATGTTGCTGATGCTGGGGATTTATTCACTGGCGGTAATGGTGGGAATTCCGGTTGTGCCCATTGGCATTGGTTTTGGTGCGCTGTTTGCGCTGGCAATAACGGCGCTGTGGATCTGGCAACGCCGTCATTAA
- a CDS encoding DUF4139 domain-containing protein encodes MLIFKPLPLAMLLTGCMSSAWGLTLKDVTVYLHGASLQGEETLNLPAGESEIIFTHIANSVTDDSIAISIDNGVTVLSSRIELQETQPNALPSEIQQQLKAAKVEQAKLTAEKNNIAAQIKVLEANSTLTNKSAAEVGKYLQMVKEKNGELLRADNELTQKLADNQLEIEKLEQRESMNNGDSEAADDPLVIIAKVYAPQAVTAKAVVRYMTPNAAWTPLYDVHASAINQPFRLVYKANIRQYTGLAWKNVNLVLSTNEPDTHLTLPQLETQYVDVPEYGGMMSGSLSTSPAMKQRSENSSDQDASELQKALEAGMQRSRERQTRRMYAASAAPVSPQPESFTAQNVRYALSLPWQIDSDNTARTVVIKEESVNGKYRFFAIPKISNDAWLQVQIKEWEQLNLIPGESQIFFGNNRTGVGYLQPPEDGKSLDIQLNRDPKLIIQRKAALKKENALSIFNDSAIRNFSYTLNVKNSYGEAVDITLLDQIPVSTNSDITVEKMQYGQAQFDAKTGELTWTLKLSGKENVSLPFSYSVKYPKGMPPSGM; translated from the coding sequence ATGTTGATTTTCAAACCTCTTCCCCTCGCCATGTTACTTACCGGGTGTATGTCCTCCGCTTGGGGGCTAACACTTAAAGACGTCACTGTTTATCTGCATGGTGCCAGCCTGCAAGGTGAAGAGACACTCAACTTACCGGCAGGTGAAAGCGAAATCATCTTCACCCATATTGCCAATTCGGTAACTGACGACAGCATCGCCATCTCTATCGATAACGGAGTGACGGTGCTTTCCTCACGTATCGAGCTACAGGAAACACAACCGAATGCGTTGCCGTCAGAGATTCAGCAACAGTTAAAAGCAGCAAAGGTGGAACAGGCAAAACTAACCGCCGAGAAAAACAATATTGCGGCTCAAATTAAGGTATTAGAGGCAAATAGCACATTAACCAATAAAAGTGCCGCCGAAGTTGGCAAGTATCTGCAAATGGTGAAAGAGAAAAATGGTGAGTTATTACGAGCCGACAATGAGTTGACGCAGAAACTTGCTGATAACCAGCTTGAAATTGAAAAGCTGGAGCAACGCGAGAGTATGAATAACGGTGATTCAGAGGCTGCCGATGATCCGCTGGTTATTATCGCTAAGGTCTATGCCCCCCAAGCCGTCACGGCGAAGGCAGTGGTGCGCTATATGACGCCAAATGCCGCATGGACGCCGCTCTATGATGTTCACGCGAGTGCCATCAACCAACCGTTTCGTCTGGTTTATAAGGCTAATATTCGCCAGTACACCGGGCTTGCATGGAAAAACGTTAATCTCGTGCTCTCGACCAATGAACCTGATACTCATCTCACCTTGCCGCAACTGGAAACACAGTATGTGGATGTACCGGAGTATGGGGGTATGATGAGCGGCTCGCTTTCAACATCACCTGCGATGAAACAGCGTTCGGAAAATTCGTCTGACCAGGATGCATCAGAATTGCAGAAAGCCCTGGAAGCAGGGATGCAAAGATCAAGGGAGCGACAAACCAGGCGCATGTATGCGGCATCGGCAGCGCCCGTTTCACCGCAACCAGAAAGTTTCACCGCGCAAAATGTTCGCTATGCACTTTCGCTGCCGTGGCAAATCGACAGCGATAATACCGCGCGCACGGTGGTCATTAAGGAAGAGTCGGTCAACGGTAAATATCGATTCTTTGCTATTCCAAAGATCAGTAATGACGCCTGGCTCCAGGTGCAAATTAAAGAGTGGGAACAGTTAAATTTAATCCCCGGCGAAAGTCAGATCTTCTTTGGCAACAACCGAACCGGCGTGGGTTATTTGCAGCCGCCGGAAGATGGCAAGTCGCTGGATATTCAGCTTAACCGCGATCCTAAGTTGATTATTCAGCGTAAAGCCGCTCTCAAAAAAGAGAATGCGTTATCTATCTTTAACGACAGCGCAATACGTAACTTCAGTTACACCCTTAATGTGAAGAACAGCTACGGCGAAGCGGTGGATATCACTCTGCTCGACCAGATCCCAGTTAGTACTAATAGTGATATTACGGTAGAAAAAATGCAGTACGGGCAGGCGCAGTTTGATGCGAAAACGGGTGAACTGACCTGGACGCTGAAACTGTCGGGCAAAGAGAACGTGAGTCTGCCATTCTCTTACAGCGTGAAGTATCCGAAAGGTATGCCCCCTTCGGGAATGTGA
- a CDS encoding NADP(H)-dependent aldo-keto reductase, with product MQYHRIPHSSLEVSTLGLGTMTFGEQNSEADAHAQLDYAVAQGINLIDVAEMYPVPPRPETQGLTETYVGNWLAKHGNREKLIIASKVSGPSRNNDKGIRPDQALDRKNIREALHDSLKRLQTDYLDLYQVHWPQRPTNCFGKLGYSWTDSAPAISLLDTLDALAEYQRAGKIRYIGVSNETAFGVMRYLHLADKHDLPRIVTIQNPYSLLNRSFEVGLAEVSQYEGVELLAYSCLGFGTLTGKYLNGAKPAGARNTLFSRFTRYSSEQTQKAVAAYVDIARRHGLDPAQMALAFVRRQPFVASTLLGATTMEQLKTNVESLHLELSEDVLAEIEAVHQVYTYPAP from the coding sequence ATGCAATATCACCGTATACCCCACAGCTCGCTGGAAGTCAGCACGCTGGGGCTTGGCACGATGACGTTTGGTGAACAGAACAGCGAAGCCGACGCCCACGCACAACTCGACTATGCCGTCGCTCAGGGCATTAATCTTATTGACGTTGCCGAAATGTACCCCGTACCGCCGCGCCCCGAAACTCAGGGTTTAACCGAAACCTATGTCGGTAACTGGTTGGCAAAACATGGCAACCGCGAAAAGTTAATTATCGCCTCCAAAGTGAGCGGTCCGTCGCGCAATAATGACAAGGGCATTCGCCCGGATCAGGCGCTGGACAGAAAAAATATCCGCGAAGCCCTGCATGACAGCCTCAAACGTTTGCAGACGGATTATCTCGATCTTTATCAGGTGCACTGGCCACAGCGCCCGACTAACTGCTTCGGCAAGCTCGGTTATAGCTGGACGGATTCTGCCCCTGCGATTTCTCTGCTCGACACGCTGGATGCACTGGCGGAGTACCAACGCGCGGGAAAAATTCGTTATATCGGCGTGTCGAATGAAACCGCATTTGGCGTAATGCGTTATCTGCATCTGGCAGACAAACACGATCTGCCGCGCATCGTCACTATTCAGAACCCCTATAGTCTGTTAAACCGCAGCTTTGAAGTGGGTCTGGCGGAAGTCAGTCAGTATGAAGGCGTCGAGTTACTGGCCTATTCGTGTCTGGGTTTCGGCACGCTGACCGGGAAATATCTCAATGGTGCAAAACCGGCTGGCGCACGCAATACACTCTTTAGTCGCTTCACCCGCTACAGCAGCGAGCAGACGCAAAAAGCCGTCGCGGCGTATGTTGATATCGCCAGACGTCATGGTCTCGATCCTGCGCAGATGGCGCTGGCCTTTGTACGCCGTCAACCGTTTGTTGCCAGCACTCTGCTGGGCGCAACGACGATGGAACAGTTAAAAACCAACGTCGAAAGTTTGCATCTGGAGTTAAGCGAAGACGTATTGGCTGAAATTGAAGCGGTACATCAGGTTTATACTTATCCGGCACCGTGA
- the ygdR gene encoding lipoprotein YgdR, with product MKKWAVLISAVGLAFAVSGCSSDYVMATKDGRMILTDGKPEIDDDTGLVSYHDQQGNAMQINRDDVSQIIER from the coding sequence ATGAAAAAATGGGCAGTATTAATCTCTGCAGTCGGACTGGCATTTGCTGTTTCCGGTTGTAGCAGTGATTATGTGATGGCAACTAAAGATGGTCGAATGATCCTGACGGATGGAAAACCGGAAATTGACGATGATACCGGGCTTGTGAGTTATCACGATCAGCAAGGTAACGCTATGCAAATTAACCGTGATGATGTCTCGCAAATTATTGAACGTTAA
- a CDS encoding TerC family protein, whose amino-acid sequence MLFAWITDPNAWLALGTLTLLEIVLGIDNIIFLSLVVAKLPTAQRGHARRLGLAGAMVMRLALLASIAWVTRLTNPLFTIFSQEISARDLILLLGGLFLIWKASKEIHESIEGEEEGLKTRVSSFLGAIVQIMLLDIIFSLDSVITAVGLSDHLFIMMAAVVIAVGVMMFAARSIGDFVERHPSVKMLALSFLILVGFTLILESFDIHVPKGYIYFAMFFSIAVESLNLIRNKKNPL is encoded by the coding sequence ATGTTATTTGCATGGATAACCGATCCTAACGCCTGGCTTGCGCTCGGTACGCTGACGCTGCTGGAGATCGTTCTTGGGATCGATAATATTATTTTCCTTTCTCTGGTGGTCGCAAAGTTGCCCACCGCACAGCGTGGTCATGCGCGGCGTCTGGGGCTGGCTGGAGCCATGGTTATGCGTCTGGCGCTGCTGGCATCGATTGCCTGGGTTACTCGCCTGACGAATCCGCTTTTTACAATCTTCAGTCAGGAAATTTCCGCTCGTGATTTGATTCTGCTGCTGGGCGGTCTGTTCCTTATCTGGAAAGCCAGTAAGGAGATCCACGAGTCTATCGAAGGCGAAGAAGAAGGGCTGAAAACACGCGTTTCTTCATTCCTCGGTGCTATCGTGCAGATTATGCTGCTGGATATTATTTTCAGCCTCGACTCGGTCATTACCGCCGTGGGTCTGTCGGATCATCTGTTTATTATGATGGCGGCCGTAGTGATTGCCGTAGGCGTGATGATGTTCGCCGCACGTTCAATTGGTGATTTTGTTGAACGCCATCCATCAGTGAAAATGTTGGCGCTCTCTTTCCTGATTCTGGTGGGCTTTACCCTGATTCTGGAAAGTTTCGATATCCACGTACCGAAAGGTTACATCTACTTCGCAATGTTCTTCTCCATTGCAGTAGAAAGCCTCAACCTGATTCGCAATAAAAAGAATCCACTCTGA
- the mutH gene encoding DNA mismatch repair endonuclease MutH — protein sequence MSQPRPLLSPPETEAQLLAQAQQLSGYTLGELAALAGLVTPENLKRDKGWIGVLLEIWLGASAGSKPEQDFAALGVELKTIPVDSLGRPLETTFVCVAPLTGNSGVTWETSHVRHKLKRVLWIPVEGERSIPLALRRVGSPLLWSPNEEEDQQLREDWEELMDMIVLGQVERITARHGEYLQIRPKAANAKALTEAIGTRGERILTLPRGFYLKKNFTSALLARHFLIQ from the coding sequence ATGTCCCAACCTCGCCCATTGCTCTCTCCCCCCGAAACTGAAGCGCAGTTACTGGCGCAAGCACAGCAACTTTCTGGTTACACACTAGGTGAACTGGCGGCGCTTGCCGGGTTGGTTACACCGGAGAATTTAAAACGCGATAAGGGTTGGATCGGTGTGTTACTGGAGATCTGGCTCGGAGCCAGCGCTGGCAGTAAACCTGAACAAGATTTTGCTGCTTTAGGCGTGGAACTCAAAACGATTCCTGTGGATAGTCTGGGACGTCCGCTGGAAACGACATTTGTTTGTGTTGCACCGTTAACCGGCAATAGCGGCGTGACCTGGGAAACCAGCCACGTGCGCCACAAACTCAAACGGGTGCTGTGGATACCGGTTGAAGGCGAGCGCAGCATCCCGCTGGCGCTACGTCGCGTAGGGTCACCGTTGTTGTGGAGCCCGAATGAAGAGGAAGACCAGCAGTTGCGCGAGGACTGGGAAGAATTGATGGATATGATTGTCCTCGGTCAGGTTGAGCGAATCACCGCTCGTCATGGGGAATATTTACAAATACGGCCGAAAGCAGCGAATGCGAAAGCTCTGACCGAAGCCATTGGCACCCGGGGCGAACGGATTCTGACGCTGCCACGCGGTTTTTATTTGAAGAAGAATTTCACCAGTGCGCTACTGGCACGTCATTTTTTGATCCAGTAG
- the rppH gene encoding RNA pyrophosphohydrolase, whose amino-acid sequence MIDDDGYRPNVGIVICNRQGQVMWARRFGQHSWQFPQGGINPGESAEQAMYRELFEEVGLSRKDVRILASTRNWLRYKLPKRLVRWDTKPVCIGQKQKWFLLQLVSGDAEINMQTSSTPEFDGWRWVSYWYPVRQVVSFKRDVYRRVMKEFASVVMALQENTPKPQNASAYRRKRG is encoded by the coding sequence GTGATTGATGACGATGGCTACCGCCCAAACGTAGGTATCGTGATTTGTAATCGTCAGGGGCAAGTAATGTGGGCCCGGCGATTTGGTCAGCACTCCTGGCAGTTTCCGCAAGGCGGAATTAATCCCGGAGAATCCGCAGAACAGGCGATGTACCGTGAATTGTTTGAAGAAGTAGGATTAAGCCGTAAAGACGTTCGAATCCTTGCTTCAACACGTAACTGGTTGCGCTACAAATTACCGAAACGTTTGGTGCGTTGGGACACGAAGCCGGTTTGTATCGGCCAAAAACAAAAATGGTTTCTCTTGCAGTTGGTGAGCGGCGATGCGGAAATCAATATGCAAACCAGCAGTACACCAGAGTTTGACGGCTGGCGATGGGTAAGTTACTGGTATCCGGTCAGACAGGTGGTGTCATTTAAACGTGATGTCTACCGTAGGGTAATGAAAGAGTTCGCGAGTGTTGTGATGGCGCTTCAGGAAAATACGCCTAAACCACAAAACGCATCAGCTTATCGACGTAAAAGAGGTTAA
- the ptsP gene encoding phosphoenolpyruvate--protein phosphotransferase: protein MLTRLREIVEKVASAPRLNEALNILVTDICLAMDTEVCSVYLADHDRRCYYLMATRGLKKPRGRTVTLAFDEGIVGLVGRLAEPINLADAQKHPSFKYIPSVKEERFRAFLGVPIIQRRQLLGVLVVQQRELRQYNESEESFLVTLATQMAAILSQSQLTALFGQYRQTRIRALPAAPGVAIAEGWQDATLPLMEQVYQASTLDPALERERLTGALEEAANEFRRYSKRFAAGAQKETAAIFDLYSHLLSDTRLRRELFAEVDKGSVAEWAVKTVIEKFAEQFATLSDSYLKERAGDLRALGQRLLFHLDDANQGANAWPERFILVADELSATTLAELPQDRLVGVVVRDGAANSHAAIMVRALGIPTVMGADIQPSVLHRRTLIVDGYRGELLVDPEPVLLHEYQRLISEEIELSRLAEDDVNLPAQLKSGERIKIMLNAGLSPEHEEKLGSRIDGIGLYRTEIPFMLQSGFPSEEEQVAQYQGMLQMFNDKPVTLRTLDVGADKQLPYMPISEENPCLGWRGIRITLDQPEIFLIQVRAMLRANAATGNLNILLPMVTSLDEVDEARRLIERAGREVEEMIGYAIPKPRIGIMLEVPSMVFMLPHLANRVDFISVGTNDLTQYILAVDRNNTRVANIYDSLHPAMLRALAMIAREAEAQGIDLRLCGEMAGDPMCVAILIGLGYRHLSMNGRSVARVKYLLRRIDFAEAENLAQRSLEAQLATEVRHQVAAFMERRGMGGLIRGGL, encoded by the coding sequence ATGCTCACTCGCCTGCGCGAAATAGTCGAAAAGGTAGCCAGCGCACCACGCCTGAACGAGGCGTTAAATATTCTGGTTACCGACATCTGTCTTGCGATGGATACTGAGGTCTGTTCGGTCTACCTGGCCGATCACGACCGACGTTGTTACTACCTGATGGCGACTCGGGGATTAAAAAAACCACGTGGTCGCACTGTAACGCTTGCGTTTGATGAAGGGATCGTCGGTCTGGTTGGCAGGCTGGCGGAACCGATAAACCTTGCGGATGCGCAAAAACACCCCAGCTTCAAATATATCCCCTCCGTAAAAGAAGAGCGTTTCCGTGCGTTTTTAGGCGTGCCGATTATTCAACGTCGCCAGTTGCTTGGTGTACTGGTGGTGCAGCAACGCGAACTGCGGCAGTACAACGAAAGCGAAGAATCCTTCCTGGTGACGCTCGCCACCCAGATGGCCGCCATTCTATCCCAGTCGCAGTTGACTGCGTTGTTCGGGCAATATCGCCAGACGAGAATCCGCGCATTACCGGCCGCGCCCGGTGTAGCGATTGCCGAAGGTTGGCAGGATGCAACGTTACCCTTAATGGAACAGGTGTATCAGGCATCAACGCTGGATCCGGCGCTGGAACGTGAGCGACTGACCGGGGCGCTGGAAGAGGCGGCCAATGAGTTTCGCCGTTACAGCAAACGCTTTGCCGCCGGGGCGCAAAAAGAAACGGCGGCTATTTTCGATCTTTACTCACACTTGCTTTCCGATACGCGTCTGCGTCGCGAACTGTTTGCTGAAGTGGATAAAGGTTCGGTCGCAGAGTGGGCGGTGAAAACGGTCATTGAAAAATTTGCCGAACAGTTCGCCACACTAAGCGATAGCTATCTCAAAGAACGAGCGGGCGATCTACGCGCGCTGGGTCAGCGATTACTGTTTCATCTTGATGATGCCAATCAGGGGGCGAACGCCTGGCCGGAACGTTTCATTCTGGTGGCAGATGAACTGTCAGCGACTACCCTTGCGGAACTGCCTCAGGATCGCTTAGTCGGCGTTGTCGTGCGCGATGGTGCTGCCAACTCCCACGCCGCAATCATGGTGCGTGCACTGGGGATCCCCACCGTGATGGGCGCGGACATTCAGCCTTCGGTGCTGCATCGTCGGACGTTGATCGTTGACGGTTATCGTGGGGAATTGCTGGTCGACCCGGAGCCGGTGCTGCTACATGAATATCAGCGGCTGATTAGCGAAGAGATTGAGCTTAGCCGTCTGGCAGAAGATGATGTCAATTTACCCGCGCAGCTAAAAAGCGGCGAGCGCATAAAAATTATGCTCAATGCGGGGTTAAGTCCGGAACATGAAGAAAAATTAGGCAGCCGCATTGATGGCATCGGACTCTATCGCACTGAAATTCCCTTTATGCTGCAAAGCGGCTTCCCGTCGGAAGAAGAACAGGTGGCGCAGTATCAGGGCATGTTGCAAATGTTTAATGATAAGCCCGTCACGCTGCGCACGCTGGATGTCGGTGCTGATAAGCAACTGCCTTACATGCCTATCAGCGAAGAGAATCCATGTCTTGGTTGGCGTGGGATCCGCATTACGCTCGATCAGCCGGAGATCTTTTTGATTCAGGTACGGGCGATGTTGCGTGCTAACGCCGCCACGGGCAACCTGAACATCCTGTTGCCGATGGTCACAAGTCTCGATGAAGTTGACGAAGCACGCCGCCTGATCGAGCGTGCCGGACGTGAAGTCGAAGAAATGATTGGTTACGCAATTCCTAAACCGCGTATCGGTATCATGCTGGAAGTGCCATCGATGGTATTTATGTTGCCGCATCTGGCAAACCGGGTCGATTTTATCTCGGTAGGTACCAATGATCTGACCCAGTACATTCTGGCTGTCGATCGCAACAACACGCGGGTGGCAAACATTTATGACAGTCTTCATCCTGCAATGCTTCGAGCCCTGGCGATGATCGCCCGGGAAGCGGAAGCGCAGGGGATCGACTTACGTTTGTGCGGTGAAATGGCGGGCGATCCCATGTGTGTGGCGATCCTCATTGGGCTTGGGTATCGCCATCTATCTATGAACGGACGCTCTGTCGCGCGCGTAAAATACTTGCTGCGGCGCATTGATTTTGCCGAAGCAGAAAATCTTGCTCAGCGCAGTCTGGAAGCGCAACTGGCGACTGAAGTTCGTCATCAGGTTGCGGCATTTATGGAGCGTCGCGGCATGGGTGGGCTGATTCGCGGAGGATTATAG
- the lgt gene encoding prolipoprotein diacylglyceryl transferase, with amino-acid sequence MTSSYLHFPEFDPVIFSIGPVALHWYGLMYLVGFIFAMWLAGRRANRPGSGWTKNEVENLLYAGFLGVFLGGRIGYVLFYNFPQFMADPLYLFRVWDGGMSFHGGLIGVIVVMIIFARRTKRSFFQVSDFIAPLIPFGLGAGRLGNFINGELWGRVDPNFPFAMLFPGSRTEDILLLQNNPQWQSIFDTYGVLPRHPSQLYELLLEGVVLFIILNLYIRKPRPMGAVSGLFLIGYGAFRIIVEFFRQPDAQFTGAWVQYISMGQILSIPMIVAGVIMMVWAYRRSPQQHVS; translated from the coding sequence ATGACCAGTAGCTATCTGCATTTTCCGGAATTTGATCCGGTCATTTTCTCAATAGGACCCGTTGCGCTTCACTGGTACGGCCTGATGTATCTGGTGGGGTTCATTTTTGCAATGTGGCTGGCGGGGCGTCGGGCGAATCGTCCGGGCAGTGGCTGGACCAAAAATGAAGTTGAAAACTTACTCTATGCGGGCTTCCTCGGTGTCTTCCTGGGCGGACGTATTGGTTATGTTCTGTTCTACAACTTCCCGCAGTTTATGGCCGATCCGCTGTATCTGTTCCGCGTCTGGGACGGCGGCATGTCCTTCCACGGCGGCCTGATTGGCGTTATCGTGGTGATGATTATCTTCGCCCGCCGTACCAAACGCTCCTTCTTCCAGGTCTCTGATTTTATTGCACCGCTCATTCCGTTTGGTCTTGGTGCCGGGCGTCTGGGCAACTTTATTAACGGTGAACTGTGGGGCCGCGTTGACCCGAACTTCCCGTTTGCCATGCTGTTCCCTGGCTCCCGTACCGAAGACATTCTGCTGCTGCAAAACAACCCACAGTGGCAATCCATTTTCGACACTTACGGTGTGCTGCCGCGCCACCCGTCACAGTTGTACGAACTGCTGCTGGAAGGTGTGGTGCTGTTTATCATCCTTAACCTCTACATTCGTAAACCGCGCCCAATGGGGGCCGTCTCTGGCTTGTTTCTGATTGGCTATGGCGCGTTTCGCATCATTGTTGAGTTTTTCCGCCAGCCCGACGCGCAGTTTACCGGTGCCTGGGTGCAGTACATCAGCATGGGGCAAATTCTTTCCATCCCGATGATTGTCGCGGGTGTGATCATGATGGTCTGGGCATATCGTCGCAGCCCACAGCAACACGTTTCCTGA
- the thyA gene encoding thymidylate synthase, which produces MKQYLELMQKVLDEGTQKNDRTGTGTLSIFGHQMRFNLQDGFPLVTTKRCHLRSIIHELLWFLQGDTNIAYLHENNVTIWDEWADENGDLGPVYGKQWRAWPTPDGRHIDQITTVLNQLKNDPDSRRIIVSAWNVGELDKMALAPCHAFFQFYVADGKLSCQLYQRSCDVFLGLPFNIASYALLVHMMAQQCDLEVGDFVWTGGDTHLYSNHMDQTHLQLSREPRPLPKLIIKRKPESIFDYRFEDFEIEGYDPHPGIKAPVAI; this is translated from the coding sequence ATGAAACAGTATTTAGAACTGATGCAAAAAGTGCTCGACGAAGGCACACAGAAAAACGACCGTACCGGAACCGGAACGCTTTCCATTTTTGGTCATCAGATGCGTTTTAACCTGCAGGATGGATTCCCACTGGTGACAACCAAGCGTTGCCACCTGCGTTCCATCATCCATGAGCTGCTATGGTTCCTGCAGGGCGATACCAACATTGCTTATCTGCATGAAAACAATGTCACTATCTGGGACGAATGGGCCGATGAAAATGGCGATCTCGGCCCGGTGTATGGCAAACAGTGGCGCGCATGGCCAACGCCAGATGGTCGTCATATTGATCAAATCACCACGGTATTGAATCAATTGAAAAACGACCCGGACTCCCGCCGCATTATTGTTTCGGCGTGGAACGTGGGCGAACTGGATAAAATGGCGCTGGCTCCGTGCCATGCGTTCTTCCAGTTTTATGTGGCAGACGGCAAGCTTTCTTGCCAGCTTTATCAACGCTCCTGTGACGTCTTCCTCGGCCTGCCGTTTAACATCGCCAGCTACGCACTACTGGTGCATATGATGGCGCAGCAGTGCGATCTGGAAGTGGGTGATTTTGTCTGGACCGGTGGCGACACGCACCTGTACAGCAACCATATGGATCAAACCCATCTACAATTAAGCCGCGAGCCGCGTCCGCTGCCGAAGCTGATTATCAAACGTAAACCAGAATCCATCTTCGACTACCGTTTCGAAGATTTTGAGATTGAAGGCTACGATCCGCATCCGGGCATTAAGGCTCCGGTTGCTATCTGA
- a CDS encoding prepilin peptidase-dependent protein: MSVKEQGFSLLEVLIAMAISSVLLLGAARFLPALQRESLITTRKLALEDEIWLRVYTVAKHLQRAGYCHGNCTGEGLEIVGQGDCIIVQWDANSNGIWDREPVKESDQIGFRLKEHVLETLRGAASCEGKGWDKVTNPDAVIIDTFQVLRQDVSGFSPVLTVSMRGASKAEPQTVVDASYSVTGFNL; encoded by the coding sequence ATGTCTGTAAAAGAACAAGGATTTTCGCTGCTGGAAGTGCTGATTGCTATGGCTATCAGTAGCGTATTGCTGCTGGGGGCTGCGCGGTTTCTGCCAGCATTACAGCGGGAAAGCTTGATTACAACGCGCAAGCTGGCACTGGAAGATGAGATCTGGCTGCGGGTCTACACCGTTGCGAAGCATCTTCAAAGGGCTGGTTATTGTCATGGTAACTGCACTGGTGAAGGGCTGGAAATTGTCGGGCAGGGTGACTGCATTATTGTGCAGTGGGACGCGAACAGTAACGGTATCTGGGATCGTGAGCCGGTAAAGGAGTCCGACCAGATTGGATTTCGTTTGAAAGAGCATGTGCTGGAAACGTTACGTGGTGCCGCATCCTGTGAAGGTAAAGGCTGGGATAAAGTCACCAACCCGGACGCCGTCATTATCGACACTTTTCAGGTCCTGCGTCAGGATGTCAGCGGATTCTCGCCGGTATTAACGGTTAGTATGCGCGGTGCCAGTAAGGCTGAACCACAAACCGTGGTGGATGCCAGCTATAGCGTAACAGGATTCAACCTGTGA